The genomic region CCTCGGTGTGAGCGGAGACGACGAACACGGGGGCGGGGGCGCCGCGATACGCGGCGGAGGGTCGCAACGGTCCGGACGGTCACGGCTGTTGAGGGTGACCGGAATCGTGCTCGGCTGCGCCCTGGTCGTCTCGCTGGCCGGTGCGGCATGGGCGTACTGGCATCTGAACCAGAACATCAAGAGCGTCGACATCGACAGCGCGCTCGGCGACGACCGCCCGGCGAAGGCGATGTCGACGCCGAGCCCCTATGGCGCGGCCTCCCCCTCCCCGCTCCCGAGCGGCGCGCTCAACATCCTGGTCCTCGGCTCGGATTCGCGAAGTGGCGCGCGGAACCAGGAACTCGGCGGCGGCAGCAGCGGCGGCGGAGCCCGTTCCGACACCGCGATGGTCATCCACCTCGACGAGGGCCGGACGAAGGCGACCGTCGTGAGCATCCCGCGCGACACCCTCGTCACGCGCCCCTCCTGCCCGCGGGAGTCCGGCGGTTCGACGGCGGTGGCGTACGGCGCGATGTTCAACAGCGCGTACGCGGTCGGCGGGCCCGTCTGCGCGGTCAAGACGGTGGAGGCCATGACGAACGTCCGCATGGACCACTACATCGAGATCGACTTCGCGGGTTTCGCCGGTCTGGTGGACGCGCTGGGCGGGGTCACGGTGACCACGGAGGAGGACATCTCCGACGAGGACAGCCACCTCGAACTG from Streptomyces sp. NBC_00878 harbors:
- a CDS encoding LCP family protein; this encodes MRGGGSQRSGRSRLLRVTGIVLGCALVVSLAGAAWAYWHLNQNIKSVDIDSALGDDRPAKAMSTPSPYGAASPSPLPSGALNILVLGSDSRSGARNQELGGGSSGGGARSDTAMVIHLDEGRTKATVVSIPRDTLVTRPSCPRESGGSTAVAYGAMFNSAYAVGGPVCAVKTVEAMTNVRMDHYIEIDFAGFAGLVDALGGVTVTTEEDISDEDSHLELEAGTHHLDGTQALALARTRHGIGDESDLGRIGLQQQLVKALLDQVAATDLLGSPTRLYKVAEALTDSLTTDTDLDSLPELMSLGQSLKALSSSTTETVMMPVLPAPSDPNRVVANEPEASELWESLR